Proteins found in one Takifugu rubripes chromosome 15, fTakRub1.2, whole genome shotgun sequence genomic segment:
- the LOC101076291 gene encoding periostin isoform X1, with product MNPLLPVTFVLVALCSLASVDSSAYDKIVSHSRIRARKEGPNVCALQQVMGTKKKYFSTCRNWYKGSICSKKAVVLYECCPGYMKLEGMRGCPAVAPIDHVYGTLGLLHATSTQQYAQMAGMREGLEGKGSFTMFAPSDDAWAQLDPAVRASLESNVNVELKNALHFHMVNRRLLTKDLKNGISISSMYNNLGLYINHYSNGIVTVNCARIVHGNQVATNGVVHVIDRVISAVGSTIQDVLDVDDELSSFSAAALASGTMDKLGRPGQYTLFAPTNEAFNRLSPGHLERMMGNKNVIAALVNFHLLNSAQCSEAIMAGSVFETAEGSTVEIGCDGDSLTVNGIKMVLKKDIVTTNGVIHLIDRVLIPDSAKEGLELIGESQKTFSNMVSEVGLAAAMRPKTEYTILAPVNSAFSNEVMSTDRRLLRTILENHILKLKITLSELYSGQLLETLAGKLLRVFIYRTAVCIENACMLRGSKEGSNSALHVMRSIIKPADKTIYQLLLLDGRFKIFLSLMEVAGLTGLLKQEGSYTIFAPTDEAFDGLTPSDFELLKSDVNALRVILLYHFSNGIFINGGLEGGVTNMLKTLQGNNLHVFSVNNTIQVNSVDVPTSDLMATNGVIHVVKNVLYPPDLPVGREDLLVLLKKLIRFIHIKFVSGYRYVEIPLTFLKKIVETHYIETVPEETKFTRVIDGQSSVKTFTKVIEGEPTITKITRVIETEPTLTRVVVEGEPSITTLTRVIESQPSITQVTRVIEGAGHDAEGRILTVPEISKITTIHSSSNLTEEESERIIKLIKDASLDAEGKIFAGESRVVTVNEPYVIKGPDFSKITTIHSNPQLIDAESERITKIIKEGGRYSAARKPPPGMRRRRLVKRPRNPKQ from the exons ATGAACCCGCTTCTCCCCGTGACCTTTGTGCTGGTGGCGCTCTGCTCTCTAGCGAGCGTCGATTCTTCAGCGTATGACAAGATCGTCAGCCACAGTCGCATACGGGCCAGGAAAGAAGG GCCCAATGTGTGCGCTCTGCAGCAGGTCATGGGGACCAAAAAGAAGTACTTCAGCACGTGTAGGAACTGGTACAAAGGATCCATCTGCAGCAAGAAGGC cgTGGTCCTGTATGAGTGCTGTCCTGGCTACATGAAGCTGGAAGGCATGAGAGGATGCCCTGCAG TGGCTCCCATTGACCATGTTTATGGCACTCTGGGTCTCCTACACGCCACGTCCACTCAGCAGTATGCTCAGATGGCAGGAATGAGGGAGGGGCTGGAAGGCAAAGGCTCCTTTACCATGTTTGCCCCCAGCGATGACGCCTGGGCTCAACTGGACCCT GCCGTGCGCGCTTCACTGGAGAGCAACGTGAACGTGGAGCTGAAGAACGCTCTTCACTTCCACATGGTGAACCGCCGTCTGCTCACCAAAGACCTGAAGAACGGCATCAGCATCTCGTCCATGTACAATAACCTGGGCCTCTACATCAACCACTACTCAAACGGG ATCGTGACCGTGAACTGTGCCAGGATCGTCCACGGTAACCAGGTGGCCACGAACGGCGTGGTGCACGTAATTGATCGGGTCATCAGCGCCGTGGGCAGCACCATTCAGGACGTGCTGGATGTAGACGACGagctctcctccttcagc gctgcagctctggcgTCCGGTACGATGGACAAACTGGGCAGGCCAGGCCAGTACACTCTGTTTGCTCCCACTAATGAGGCCTTTAACAGGCTGAGCCCGGGACACCTGGAACGCATGATGGGAAACAAGAACGTCATCGCAG CGCTGGTCAACTTCCACCTGTTGAACAGCGCCCAGTGCTCCGAAGCCATCATGGCGGGATCGGTGTTTGAGACCGCCGAGGGCAGCACCGTAGAGATCGGCTGCGACGGCGACAGCCTGACAGTCAACGGCATCAAGATGGTGCTGAAGAAGGACATCGTCACCACCAACGGCGTCATCCACCTGATCGACCGGGTCCTCATCCCTGACTCAG CTAAGGAGGGTCTGGAGCTGATAGGAGAGTCCCAGAAGACCTTCAGCAACATGGTGTCTGAAGTGGGTCTGGCTGCTGCCATGCGTCCAAAGACAGAATACACGATCCTCGCTCCCGTCAACAGCGCCTTCAGCA ATGAAGTGATGTCAACAGACAGGAGGCTCCTCAGGACCATTTTGGAGAACCACATCTTGAAGCTGAAGATTACCCTGAGCGAGCTCTACAGCGGCCAGCTGCTGGAGACGCTGGCAGGCAAACTGCTGCGCGTCTTCATCTACCGCACG GCCGTCTGCATAGAAAACGCCTGCATGTTGCGTGGCAGCAAAGAGGGAAGCAACAGCGCTCTTCACGTCATGAGGTCCATCATCAAACCAGCCGATAAGACCATTTATCAGCTCCTGCTTTTGGACGGCCGGTTCAA GATTTTCCTGTCTCTGATGGAAGTAGCAGGCTTGACTGGTCTGCTGAAGCAGGAAGGTTCCTACACCATCTTCGCACCCACCGACGAGGCCTTCGATGGTCTGACCCCCAGTGACTTTGAGCTACTGAAAA GCGACGTGAACGCCCTGAGGGTCATTCTGCTGTATCACTTCAGCAACGGGATCTTCATCAAtggagggctggagggaggagtTACCAATATGCTCAAGACCCTGCAGGGCAACAACCTCCACGTCTTTTCT GTCAACAACACTATCCAGGTCAACTCTGTGGACGTGCCGACCAGTGACTTGATGGCAACTAACGGTGTGATCCATGTGGTGAAGAATGTTCTTTATCCCCCAG ACCTGCCCGTGGGCCGGGAGgacctcctggtcctgctgaagaAGCTGATCAGATTCATTCATATCAAG TTTGTCTCTGGATATCGGTACGTTGAGATCCCGCTCACCTTCCTCA AGAAGATTGTTGAGACACATTACATCGAAACAG TTCCCGAAGAGACAAAGTTCACCAGAGTCATTGACGGTCAATCCTCAGTCAAGACCTTCACCAAGGTGATTGAAGGAGAGCCGACCATCACCAAGATCACCAGAGTCATCGAGACGGAGCCGACACTCACAAGAGTGGTCGTGGAAGGGGAGCCTTCAATCACCACACTGACCAGGGTGATCGAGAGTCAACCGTCTATTACCCAGGTCACACGAGTCATTGAAG GTGCTGGTCACGATGCAGAGGGAAGGATACTTACAG TCCCAGAAATCTCCAAGATCACCACCATCCACAGCAGCTCAAATCTGACCGAAGAGGAATCAGAGCGAATTATCAAACTTATTAAAG ACGCAAGTCTGGATGCAGAGGGAAAGATATTTGCAG GTGAATCCAGAGTCGTCACGGTGAACGAGCCTTATGTCATTaagg GCCCAGACTTCTCCAAGATCACCACCATCCACAGCAACCCACAGCTGATCGACGCCGAATCGGAGAGAATTACCAAAATCATTAAAG AGGGAGGTCGATACTCCGCTGCCAGGAAGCCTCCAC CtggaatgaggaggagaaggttggTCAAGCGTCCTCGTAACCCAAAGCAATGA
- the LOC101076291 gene encoding periostin isoform X2, whose translation MNPLLPVTFVLVALCSLASVDSSAYDKIVSHSRIRARKEGPNVCALQQVMGTKKKYFSTCRNWYKGSICSKKAVVLYECCPGYMKLEGMRGCPAVAPIDHVYGTLGLLHATSTQQYAQMAGMREGLEGKGSFTMFAPSDDAWAQLDPAVRASLESNVNVELKNALHFHMVNRRLLTKDLKNGISISSMYNNLGLYINHYSNGIVTVNCARIVHGNQVATNGVVHVIDRVISAVGSTIQDVLDVDDELSSFSAAALASGTMDKLGRPGQYTLFAPTNEAFNRLSPGHLERMMGNKNVIAALVNFHLLNSAQCSEAIMAGSVFETAEGSTVEIGCDGDSLTVNGIKMVLKKDIVTTNGVIHLIDRVLIPDSAKEGLELIGESQKTFSNMVSEVGLAAAMRPKTEYTILAPVNSAFSNEVMSTDRRLLRTILENHILKLKITLSELYSGQLLETLAGKLLRVFIYRTAVCIENACMLRGSKEGSNSALHVMRSIIKPADKTIYQLLLLDGRFKIFLSLMEVAGLTGLLKQEGSYTIFAPTDEAFDGLTPSDFELLKSDVNALRVILLYHFSNGIFINGGLEGGVTNMLKTLQGNNLHVFSVNNTIQVNSVDVPTSDLMATNGVIHVVKNVLYPPDLPVGREDLLVLLKKLIRFIHIKFVSGYRYVEIPLTFLIPEETKFTRVIDGQSSVKTFTKVIEGEPTITKITRVIETEPTLTRVVVEGEPSITTLTRVIESQPSITQVTRVIEGAGHDAEGRILTVPEISKITTIHSSSNLTEEESERIIKLIKDASLDAEGKIFAGESRVVTVNEPYVIKGPDFSKITTIHSNPQLIDAESERITKIIKEGGRYSAARKPPPGMRRRRLVKRPRNPKQ comes from the exons ATGAACCCGCTTCTCCCCGTGACCTTTGTGCTGGTGGCGCTCTGCTCTCTAGCGAGCGTCGATTCTTCAGCGTATGACAAGATCGTCAGCCACAGTCGCATACGGGCCAGGAAAGAAGG GCCCAATGTGTGCGCTCTGCAGCAGGTCATGGGGACCAAAAAGAAGTACTTCAGCACGTGTAGGAACTGGTACAAAGGATCCATCTGCAGCAAGAAGGC cgTGGTCCTGTATGAGTGCTGTCCTGGCTACATGAAGCTGGAAGGCATGAGAGGATGCCCTGCAG TGGCTCCCATTGACCATGTTTATGGCACTCTGGGTCTCCTACACGCCACGTCCACTCAGCAGTATGCTCAGATGGCAGGAATGAGGGAGGGGCTGGAAGGCAAAGGCTCCTTTACCATGTTTGCCCCCAGCGATGACGCCTGGGCTCAACTGGACCCT GCCGTGCGCGCTTCACTGGAGAGCAACGTGAACGTGGAGCTGAAGAACGCTCTTCACTTCCACATGGTGAACCGCCGTCTGCTCACCAAAGACCTGAAGAACGGCATCAGCATCTCGTCCATGTACAATAACCTGGGCCTCTACATCAACCACTACTCAAACGGG ATCGTGACCGTGAACTGTGCCAGGATCGTCCACGGTAACCAGGTGGCCACGAACGGCGTGGTGCACGTAATTGATCGGGTCATCAGCGCCGTGGGCAGCACCATTCAGGACGTGCTGGATGTAGACGACGagctctcctccttcagc gctgcagctctggcgTCCGGTACGATGGACAAACTGGGCAGGCCAGGCCAGTACACTCTGTTTGCTCCCACTAATGAGGCCTTTAACAGGCTGAGCCCGGGACACCTGGAACGCATGATGGGAAACAAGAACGTCATCGCAG CGCTGGTCAACTTCCACCTGTTGAACAGCGCCCAGTGCTCCGAAGCCATCATGGCGGGATCGGTGTTTGAGACCGCCGAGGGCAGCACCGTAGAGATCGGCTGCGACGGCGACAGCCTGACAGTCAACGGCATCAAGATGGTGCTGAAGAAGGACATCGTCACCACCAACGGCGTCATCCACCTGATCGACCGGGTCCTCATCCCTGACTCAG CTAAGGAGGGTCTGGAGCTGATAGGAGAGTCCCAGAAGACCTTCAGCAACATGGTGTCTGAAGTGGGTCTGGCTGCTGCCATGCGTCCAAAGACAGAATACACGATCCTCGCTCCCGTCAACAGCGCCTTCAGCA ATGAAGTGATGTCAACAGACAGGAGGCTCCTCAGGACCATTTTGGAGAACCACATCTTGAAGCTGAAGATTACCCTGAGCGAGCTCTACAGCGGCCAGCTGCTGGAGACGCTGGCAGGCAAACTGCTGCGCGTCTTCATCTACCGCACG GCCGTCTGCATAGAAAACGCCTGCATGTTGCGTGGCAGCAAAGAGGGAAGCAACAGCGCTCTTCACGTCATGAGGTCCATCATCAAACCAGCCGATAAGACCATTTATCAGCTCCTGCTTTTGGACGGCCGGTTCAA GATTTTCCTGTCTCTGATGGAAGTAGCAGGCTTGACTGGTCTGCTGAAGCAGGAAGGTTCCTACACCATCTTCGCACCCACCGACGAGGCCTTCGATGGTCTGACCCCCAGTGACTTTGAGCTACTGAAAA GCGACGTGAACGCCCTGAGGGTCATTCTGCTGTATCACTTCAGCAACGGGATCTTCATCAAtggagggctggagggaggagtTACCAATATGCTCAAGACCCTGCAGGGCAACAACCTCCACGTCTTTTCT GTCAACAACACTATCCAGGTCAACTCTGTGGACGTGCCGACCAGTGACTTGATGGCAACTAACGGTGTGATCCATGTGGTGAAGAATGTTCTTTATCCCCCAG ACCTGCCCGTGGGCCGGGAGgacctcctggtcctgctgaagaAGCTGATCAGATTCATTCATATCAAG TTTGTCTCTGGATATCGGTACGTTGAGATCCCGCTCACCTTCCTCA TTCCCGAAGAGACAAAGTTCACCAGAGTCATTGACGGTCAATCCTCAGTCAAGACCTTCACCAAGGTGATTGAAGGAGAGCCGACCATCACCAAGATCACCAGAGTCATCGAGACGGAGCCGACACTCACAAGAGTGGTCGTGGAAGGGGAGCCTTCAATCACCACACTGACCAGGGTGATCGAGAGTCAACCGTCTATTACCCAGGTCACACGAGTCATTGAAG GTGCTGGTCACGATGCAGAGGGAAGGATACTTACAG TCCCAGAAATCTCCAAGATCACCACCATCCACAGCAGCTCAAATCTGACCGAAGAGGAATCAGAGCGAATTATCAAACTTATTAAAG ACGCAAGTCTGGATGCAGAGGGAAAGATATTTGCAG GTGAATCCAGAGTCGTCACGGTGAACGAGCCTTATGTCATTaagg GCCCAGACTTCTCCAAGATCACCACCATCCACAGCAACCCACAGCTGATCGACGCCGAATCGGAGAGAATTACCAAAATCATTAAAG AGGGAGGTCGATACTCCGCTGCCAGGAAGCCTCCAC CtggaatgaggaggagaaggttggTCAAGCGTCCTCGTAACCCAAAGCAATGA
- the LOC101076291 gene encoding periostin isoform X4, with translation MNPLLPVTFVLVALCSLASVDSSAYDKIVSHSRIRARKEGPNVCALQQVMGTKKKYFSTCRNWYKGSICSKKAVVLYECCPGYMKLEGMRGCPAVAPIDHVYGTLGLLHATSTQQYAQMAGMREGLEGKGSFTMFAPSDDAWAQLDPAVRASLESNVNVELKNALHFHMVNRRLLTKDLKNGISISSMYNNLGLYINHYSNGIVTVNCARIVHGNQVATNGVVHVIDRVISAVGSTIQDVLDVDDELSSFSAAALASGTMDKLGRPGQYTLFAPTNEAFNRLSPGHLERMMGNKNVIAALVNFHLLNSAQCSEAIMAGSVFETAEGSTVEIGCDGDSLTVNGIKMVLKKDIVTTNGVIHLIDRVLIPDSAKEGLELIGESQKTFSNMVSEVGLAAAMRPKTEYTILAPVNSAFSNEVMSTDRRLLRTILENHILKLKITLSELYSGQLLETLAGKLLRVFIYRTAVCIENACMLRGSKEGSNSALHVMRSIIKPADKTIYQLLLLDGRFKIFLSLMEVAGLTGLLKQEGSYTIFAPTDEAFDGLTPSDFELLKSDVNALRVILLYHFSNGIFINGGLEGGVTNMLKTLQGNNLHVFSVNNTIQVNSVDVPTSDLMATNGVIHVVKNVLYPPDLPVGREDLLVLLKKLIRFIHIKFVSGYRYVEIPLTFLKKIVETHYIETVPEETKFTRVIDGQSSVKTFTKVIEGEPTITKITRVIETEPTLTRVVVEGEPSITTLTRVIESQPSITQVTRVIEGAGHDAEGRILTGESRVVTVNEPYVIKGPDFSKITTIHSNPQLIDAESERITKIIKEGGRYSAARKPPPGMRRRRLVKRPRNPKQ, from the exons ATGAACCCGCTTCTCCCCGTGACCTTTGTGCTGGTGGCGCTCTGCTCTCTAGCGAGCGTCGATTCTTCAGCGTATGACAAGATCGTCAGCCACAGTCGCATACGGGCCAGGAAAGAAGG GCCCAATGTGTGCGCTCTGCAGCAGGTCATGGGGACCAAAAAGAAGTACTTCAGCACGTGTAGGAACTGGTACAAAGGATCCATCTGCAGCAAGAAGGC cgTGGTCCTGTATGAGTGCTGTCCTGGCTACATGAAGCTGGAAGGCATGAGAGGATGCCCTGCAG TGGCTCCCATTGACCATGTTTATGGCACTCTGGGTCTCCTACACGCCACGTCCACTCAGCAGTATGCTCAGATGGCAGGAATGAGGGAGGGGCTGGAAGGCAAAGGCTCCTTTACCATGTTTGCCCCCAGCGATGACGCCTGGGCTCAACTGGACCCT GCCGTGCGCGCTTCACTGGAGAGCAACGTGAACGTGGAGCTGAAGAACGCTCTTCACTTCCACATGGTGAACCGCCGTCTGCTCACCAAAGACCTGAAGAACGGCATCAGCATCTCGTCCATGTACAATAACCTGGGCCTCTACATCAACCACTACTCAAACGGG ATCGTGACCGTGAACTGTGCCAGGATCGTCCACGGTAACCAGGTGGCCACGAACGGCGTGGTGCACGTAATTGATCGGGTCATCAGCGCCGTGGGCAGCACCATTCAGGACGTGCTGGATGTAGACGACGagctctcctccttcagc gctgcagctctggcgTCCGGTACGATGGACAAACTGGGCAGGCCAGGCCAGTACACTCTGTTTGCTCCCACTAATGAGGCCTTTAACAGGCTGAGCCCGGGACACCTGGAACGCATGATGGGAAACAAGAACGTCATCGCAG CGCTGGTCAACTTCCACCTGTTGAACAGCGCCCAGTGCTCCGAAGCCATCATGGCGGGATCGGTGTTTGAGACCGCCGAGGGCAGCACCGTAGAGATCGGCTGCGACGGCGACAGCCTGACAGTCAACGGCATCAAGATGGTGCTGAAGAAGGACATCGTCACCACCAACGGCGTCATCCACCTGATCGACCGGGTCCTCATCCCTGACTCAG CTAAGGAGGGTCTGGAGCTGATAGGAGAGTCCCAGAAGACCTTCAGCAACATGGTGTCTGAAGTGGGTCTGGCTGCTGCCATGCGTCCAAAGACAGAATACACGATCCTCGCTCCCGTCAACAGCGCCTTCAGCA ATGAAGTGATGTCAACAGACAGGAGGCTCCTCAGGACCATTTTGGAGAACCACATCTTGAAGCTGAAGATTACCCTGAGCGAGCTCTACAGCGGCCAGCTGCTGGAGACGCTGGCAGGCAAACTGCTGCGCGTCTTCATCTACCGCACG GCCGTCTGCATAGAAAACGCCTGCATGTTGCGTGGCAGCAAAGAGGGAAGCAACAGCGCTCTTCACGTCATGAGGTCCATCATCAAACCAGCCGATAAGACCATTTATCAGCTCCTGCTTTTGGACGGCCGGTTCAA GATTTTCCTGTCTCTGATGGAAGTAGCAGGCTTGACTGGTCTGCTGAAGCAGGAAGGTTCCTACACCATCTTCGCACCCACCGACGAGGCCTTCGATGGTCTGACCCCCAGTGACTTTGAGCTACTGAAAA GCGACGTGAACGCCCTGAGGGTCATTCTGCTGTATCACTTCAGCAACGGGATCTTCATCAAtggagggctggagggaggagtTACCAATATGCTCAAGACCCTGCAGGGCAACAACCTCCACGTCTTTTCT GTCAACAACACTATCCAGGTCAACTCTGTGGACGTGCCGACCAGTGACTTGATGGCAACTAACGGTGTGATCCATGTGGTGAAGAATGTTCTTTATCCCCCAG ACCTGCCCGTGGGCCGGGAGgacctcctggtcctgctgaagaAGCTGATCAGATTCATTCATATCAAG TTTGTCTCTGGATATCGGTACGTTGAGATCCCGCTCACCTTCCTCA AGAAGATTGTTGAGACACATTACATCGAAACAG TTCCCGAAGAGACAAAGTTCACCAGAGTCATTGACGGTCAATCCTCAGTCAAGACCTTCACCAAGGTGATTGAAGGAGAGCCGACCATCACCAAGATCACCAGAGTCATCGAGACGGAGCCGACACTCACAAGAGTGGTCGTGGAAGGGGAGCCTTCAATCACCACACTGACCAGGGTGATCGAGAGTCAACCGTCTATTACCCAGGTCACACGAGTCATTGAAG GTGCTGGTCACGATGCAGAGGGAAGGATACTTACAG GTGAATCCAGAGTCGTCACGGTGAACGAGCCTTATGTCATTaagg GCCCAGACTTCTCCAAGATCACCACCATCCACAGCAACCCACAGCTGATCGACGCCGAATCGGAGAGAATTACCAAAATCATTAAAG AGGGAGGTCGATACTCCGCTGCCAGGAAGCCTCCAC CtggaatgaggaggagaaggttggTCAAGCGTCCTCGTAACCCAAAGCAATGA
- the LOC101076291 gene encoding periostin isoform X3, with amino-acid sequence MNPLLPVTFVLVALCSLASVDSSAYDKIVSHSRIRARKEGPNVCALQQVMGTKKKYFSTCRNWYKGSICSKKAVVLYECCPGYMKLEGMRGCPAVAPIDHVYGTLGLLHATSTQQYAQMAGMREGLEGKGSFTMFAPSDDAWAQLDPAVRASLESNVNVELKNALHFHMVNRRLLTKDLKNGISISSMYNNLGLYINHYSNGIVTVNCARIVHGNQVATNGVVHVIDRVISAVGSTIQDVLDVDDELSSFSAAALASGTMDKLGRPGQYTLFAPTNEAFNRLSPGHLERMMGNKNVIAALVNFHLLNSAQCSEAIMAGSVFETAEGSTVEIGCDGDSLTVNGIKMVLKKDIVTTNGVIHLIDRVLIPDSAKEGLELIGESQKTFSNMVSEVGLAAAMRPKTEYTILAPVNSAFSNEVMSTDRRLLRTILENHILKLKITLSELYSGQLLETLAGKLLRVFIYRTAVCIENACMLRGSKEGSNSALHVMRSIIKPADKTIYQLLLLDGRFKIFLSLMEVAGLTGLLKQEGSYTIFAPTDEAFDGLTPSDFELLKSDVNALRVILLYHFSNGIFINGGLEGGVTNMLKTLQGNNLHVFSVNNTIQVNSVDVPTSDLMATNGVIHVVKNVLYPPDLPVGREDLLVLLKKLIRFIHIKFVSGYRYVEIPLTFLKKIVETHYIETVPEETKFTRVIDGQSSVKTFTKVIEGEPTITKITRVIETEPTLTRVVVEGEPSITTLTRVIESQPSITQVTRVIEGAGHDAEGRILTVPEISKITTIHSSSNLTEEESERIIKLIKDASLDAEGKIFAGPDFSKITTIHSNPQLIDAESERITKIIKEGGRYSAARKPPPGMRRRRLVKRPRNPKQ; translated from the exons ATGAACCCGCTTCTCCCCGTGACCTTTGTGCTGGTGGCGCTCTGCTCTCTAGCGAGCGTCGATTCTTCAGCGTATGACAAGATCGTCAGCCACAGTCGCATACGGGCCAGGAAAGAAGG GCCCAATGTGTGCGCTCTGCAGCAGGTCATGGGGACCAAAAAGAAGTACTTCAGCACGTGTAGGAACTGGTACAAAGGATCCATCTGCAGCAAGAAGGC cgTGGTCCTGTATGAGTGCTGTCCTGGCTACATGAAGCTGGAAGGCATGAGAGGATGCCCTGCAG TGGCTCCCATTGACCATGTTTATGGCACTCTGGGTCTCCTACACGCCACGTCCACTCAGCAGTATGCTCAGATGGCAGGAATGAGGGAGGGGCTGGAAGGCAAAGGCTCCTTTACCATGTTTGCCCCCAGCGATGACGCCTGGGCTCAACTGGACCCT GCCGTGCGCGCTTCACTGGAGAGCAACGTGAACGTGGAGCTGAAGAACGCTCTTCACTTCCACATGGTGAACCGCCGTCTGCTCACCAAAGACCTGAAGAACGGCATCAGCATCTCGTCCATGTACAATAACCTGGGCCTCTACATCAACCACTACTCAAACGGG ATCGTGACCGTGAACTGTGCCAGGATCGTCCACGGTAACCAGGTGGCCACGAACGGCGTGGTGCACGTAATTGATCGGGTCATCAGCGCCGTGGGCAGCACCATTCAGGACGTGCTGGATGTAGACGACGagctctcctccttcagc gctgcagctctggcgTCCGGTACGATGGACAAACTGGGCAGGCCAGGCCAGTACACTCTGTTTGCTCCCACTAATGAGGCCTTTAACAGGCTGAGCCCGGGACACCTGGAACGCATGATGGGAAACAAGAACGTCATCGCAG CGCTGGTCAACTTCCACCTGTTGAACAGCGCCCAGTGCTCCGAAGCCATCATGGCGGGATCGGTGTTTGAGACCGCCGAGGGCAGCACCGTAGAGATCGGCTGCGACGGCGACAGCCTGACAGTCAACGGCATCAAGATGGTGCTGAAGAAGGACATCGTCACCACCAACGGCGTCATCCACCTGATCGACCGGGTCCTCATCCCTGACTCAG CTAAGGAGGGTCTGGAGCTGATAGGAGAGTCCCAGAAGACCTTCAGCAACATGGTGTCTGAAGTGGGTCTGGCTGCTGCCATGCGTCCAAAGACAGAATACACGATCCTCGCTCCCGTCAACAGCGCCTTCAGCA ATGAAGTGATGTCAACAGACAGGAGGCTCCTCAGGACCATTTTGGAGAACCACATCTTGAAGCTGAAGATTACCCTGAGCGAGCTCTACAGCGGCCAGCTGCTGGAGACGCTGGCAGGCAAACTGCTGCGCGTCTTCATCTACCGCACG GCCGTCTGCATAGAAAACGCCTGCATGTTGCGTGGCAGCAAAGAGGGAAGCAACAGCGCTCTTCACGTCATGAGGTCCATCATCAAACCAGCCGATAAGACCATTTATCAGCTCCTGCTTTTGGACGGCCGGTTCAA GATTTTCCTGTCTCTGATGGAAGTAGCAGGCTTGACTGGTCTGCTGAAGCAGGAAGGTTCCTACACCATCTTCGCACCCACCGACGAGGCCTTCGATGGTCTGACCCCCAGTGACTTTGAGCTACTGAAAA GCGACGTGAACGCCCTGAGGGTCATTCTGCTGTATCACTTCAGCAACGGGATCTTCATCAAtggagggctggagggaggagtTACCAATATGCTCAAGACCCTGCAGGGCAACAACCTCCACGTCTTTTCT GTCAACAACACTATCCAGGTCAACTCTGTGGACGTGCCGACCAGTGACTTGATGGCAACTAACGGTGTGATCCATGTGGTGAAGAATGTTCTTTATCCCCCAG ACCTGCCCGTGGGCCGGGAGgacctcctggtcctgctgaagaAGCTGATCAGATTCATTCATATCAAG TTTGTCTCTGGATATCGGTACGTTGAGATCCCGCTCACCTTCCTCA AGAAGATTGTTGAGACACATTACATCGAAACAG TTCCCGAAGAGACAAAGTTCACCAGAGTCATTGACGGTCAATCCTCAGTCAAGACCTTCACCAAGGTGATTGAAGGAGAGCCGACCATCACCAAGATCACCAGAGTCATCGAGACGGAGCCGACACTCACAAGAGTGGTCGTGGAAGGGGAGCCTTCAATCACCACACTGACCAGGGTGATCGAGAGTCAACCGTCTATTACCCAGGTCACACGAGTCATTGAAG GTGCTGGTCACGATGCAGAGGGAAGGATACTTACAG TCCCAGAAATCTCCAAGATCACCACCATCCACAGCAGCTCAAATCTGACCGAAGAGGAATCAGAGCGAATTATCAAACTTATTAAAG ACGCAAGTCTGGATGCAGAGGGAAAGATATTTGCAG GCCCAGACTTCTCCAAGATCACCACCATCCACAGCAACCCACAGCTGATCGACGCCGAATCGGAGAGAATTACCAAAATCATTAAAG AGGGAGGTCGATACTCCGCTGCCAGGAAGCCTCCAC CtggaatgaggaggagaaggttggTCAAGCGTCCTCGTAACCCAAAGCAATGA